The genomic window GATCCAAGCATCAGCCTATTCTGCAAAAGATTTATTGGAGTCCACACTCTTGTTATTGAATTAAACTGATGTTTAAAATTGCACAGGATAAACAAGCAAATGACAATAGATGAATCCTTTTTGTACATTAATTTATACAGCATTAAGTAGAAAATTACAAGTGGGTAAAAACTACTGGACATCTATTTCACTGTATAGTTATTCTATACTTTTCCGCTCCTTTAAAAGAACGGTTGATGGTTACAGTTGCTGAAAACCCACCTCGGTTCTACAGCTTTGGATAGAGATCTGGTGTTTGACTATGGATGATTGCCACCGCTATGGAGAACGACTGCAGAGCTGAGAGAGTTGACTGGAAGTAAATAACGTAGAGGTTTTCACTCGAATTCACCAGCTTGAGCGTTGGTTCACCATGCTTTGCACCCTGAGAATTACGAGCATATTCAAAGTTGCATCAATGCTCCTTTAGAGACATGGAGAACAAGAACAGCAGTAAAGCCACATCCTCTCCTTCCCCcaacccaaacaaaaaaaaaaaaaagggaaaatacctttacaaacaattaaaacagttctatattttttttgatgatataaaattCCAAACATCAATAATACACTAGAAATTGAATGATGatgtatatatttattatatacatCAGTTTCCACTTCTCAGATATGATAAGAACCATGCCTTTTGGAAGTTGTAAATTGAGATCCAAGGGTTCTTTCAGACTGACAAGATACACCTTTTAGTTGTTTCATTAGGATGTAACTCTTTATTTTACTCAAAGCACCAAAAAGTTTGTCTAGACCCAGACATCACGTAATGGTACTTTGGTGATACTATGGCAGGATTAGAGACACGAATAAACCTAAAAGAAAATGCAAATGTGAATAAGAAGACATCTTATGCAATGATCTCCAGGAAGAGTGAGACAATCAAGAATCAGGGAAGGCATATAGTTAGCAAGGTAATCAATAATCAGAAACCACCTGTTACTGAGTCAGAGACCAAATGATAAAATAGGTAAGGAAAAAGGTGTATTGTGTAACAAAAAAGACATATGAGTCAAGATAAGTGTCCACCCCAAGAGTCAGCAATGTTATGATGTTTTCAGAGATGAGTATGAAACGAAGTAGAAAATATCGATGcaactcaaaaaatttagaccatataaataaatttagagaTGAGTATGCAATTCTACATAAAGTAGTACAACCATGTAAAATGAGTTGATCATCCATAAACAAGACACCGATACATGCAACCGCCAGCATATGCAATAAGATAGGACACCAGACGTCAAATTCAAAGGCTCAAAAGAGGAGGCAGAAACAGAATCACTGAGGAGGAATGGTGAGTCTcagaaaaataattcttaagcACTTGTACACATTCAACAAGATTAACCATGAAAGGTGCAATCAACAACACAAATACAGTCATGATCAACTGGCTAGGTTCTAGTTGAAGATTGGGAAGACAACAACGAATTAAAATTGCAGTCAAAACAGTAGCTTCTCGTAACAAGGGAAAATCCAGAGTTGGCAGTCAACAGAATCCACACTTCTGAGTTACCCAGAGACATACAGAATCACAAGCATGGTGCCtaagaaaaattagaaatttcTTAGGCATCTATCATGTCCTACAAGCAGATGAATCCAGACCacgaaattttcaaaaaaaagcaCCAATGAATACATAAGATGTTAAGTGCAGGGGCCAAAAGGAAACAACataataagaaaaaagaaacaatttCTTACACACCTCCATAAACAAGTCAACTGAGTTGCAGTCTTCTTGTGATTCCTCCGGCAGCAAATTTTTTGAATGAATACAGTTGTTGTTCAGTACTGTCAGAGGACACCCAACATCCCACCCACCACAGTCACAATGTCCACCAGACCTCCATCTCTCAATAAGACCGGATGGGCCACCAGTTCTGGTAATTGGACCACCATGGAAACCAGCTGGAACTAAAACATTCATGCTCCTGCCAGATTTCCTTGAATTTCTCATAAGATTTTCTTCTCTGTTTTCTGAAGCGGATGAAGGCTCTCGACAATTATCAACATGACCAGCTCTGTTGAGAAAGCTAAGACCCCAACCACCACTTACTGCCAGGTTATTGCTATCATGCTGATGGTCTTCCACAACTATTGCGGCCAACTCGAAATTGGGTGGGAAATCATCTGCCAGCTGATTCAAAGCAAATGATTCATCAATACTGCTCACCTTACCTATAAACTCTTCCTCCAAACCCCCAGATTGAGAGCTTGCTTCACCAACTTTGTGAGTAGATACATGCTTGGATGAATGACTTGGTCTAAATATTCCTGCCACCTTTTTAGAAAATCCCTTGCTCTTCATAAGAGGAGAGGAGGAACTTTGCATTTCTTTGAAATTCTCTTTATTAGCACCAAACAAGACAAATTCGGTTTCCACGAATTTAGATCTATTTGATTTCAGAACTATAGTACTTGATACCTTCATCTTACCAACAACATTTGAGGCACCATTGACATggtttcttggatccttttggcCATCAGTTTTAGAATGAAACAAGTACATGTAGTCCATGGTCCTGTTCACTGAGGACTTGATCTTCAGAGGATTTGCCAAATACAGTTCCCTCGgatcatcattcagagagaacacaaATTGAGGAGTCCCACTCTTCCACACACAGCGAACAAGCCCTGTTGAAGGAAAGTGGTGTGCAGGTGAAGAGGACTGATATGAACATGGCAAGTTTGTAGTTGAGCAAGACAGAATCAACTCTTCAGAGAAGTTAGACATGGTTTTTCGCTTCCCGAA from Elaeis guineensis isolate ETL-2024a chromosome 4, EG11, whole genome shotgun sequence includes these protein-coding regions:
- the LOC105044185 gene encoding uncharacterized protein isoform X2; this translates as MSRGSFTWSVTRCALSIMETKCVYLVEPEVFQDEDAIPCSSDSIRRLGEDNCLYFAVPELKLGMFDKVGRKLPLILAVGQSKNCSCNQKSCPCGDELIFANYINYVRPNRKFAQHCIGSAEPSSDSIQIFWRTESLLNIPVNARYMFKSLKLRRRTRNINDLGDFIVECSPAARSVNVIVSPSGRWVFDSIEAYVEERTLIKRSLFFELGNPDDTMAHIRSRSTSTRQIESSELTSAPSGLFNTSSQKPVMAVIPFGKRKTMSNFSEELILSCSTTNLPCSYQSSSPAHHFPSTGLVRCVWKSGTPQFVFSLNDDPRELYLANPLKIKSSVNRTMDYMYLFHSKTDGQKDPRNHVNGASNVVGKMKVSSTIVLKSNRSKFVETEFVLFGANKENFKEMQSSSSPLMKSKGFSKKVAGIFRPSHSSKHVSTHKVGEASSQSGGLEEEFIGKVSSIDESFALNQLADDFPPNFELAAIVVEDHQHDSNNLAVSGGWGLSFLNRAGHVDNCREPSSASENREENLMRNSRKSGRSMNVLVPAGFHGGPITRTGGPSGLIERWRSGGHCDCGGWDVGCPLTVLNNNCIHSKNLLPEESQEDCNSVDLFMEGAKHGEPTLKLVNSSENLYVIYFQSTLSALQSFSIAVAIIHSQTPDLYPKL
- the LOC105044185 gene encoding uncharacterized protein isoform X1, with translation MKLMLHPLDKPNILCARCAIKMSRGSFTWSVTRCALSIMETKCVYLVEPEVFQDEDAIPCSSDSIRRLGEDNCLYFAVPELKLGMFDKVGRKLPLILAVGQSKNCSCNQKSCPCGDELIFANYINYVRPNRKFAQHCIGSAEPSSDSIQIFWRTESLLNIPVNARYMFKSLKLRRRTRNINDLGDFIVECSPAARSVNVIVSPSGRWVFDSIEAYVEERTLIKRSLFFELGNPDDTMAHIRSRSTSTRQIESSELTSAPSGLFNTSSQKPVMAVIPFGKRKTMSNFSEELILSCSTTNLPCSYQSSSPAHHFPSTGLVRCVWKSGTPQFVFSLNDDPRELYLANPLKIKSSVNRTMDYMYLFHSKTDGQKDPRNHVNGASNVVGKMKVSSTIVLKSNRSKFVETEFVLFGANKENFKEMQSSSSPLMKSKGFSKKVAGIFRPSHSSKHVSTHKVGEASSQSGGLEEEFIGKVSSIDESFALNQLADDFPPNFELAAIVVEDHQHDSNNLAVSGGWGLSFLNRAGHVDNCREPSSASENREENLMRNSRKSGRSMNVLVPAGFHGGPITRTGGPSGLIERWRSGGHCDCGGWDVGCPLTVLNNNCIHSKNLLPEESQEDCNSVDLFMEGAKHGEPTLKLVNSSENLYVIYFQSTLSALQSFSIAVAIIHSQTPDLYPKL